In one Bos mutus isolate GX-2022 chromosome 19, NWIPB_WYAK_1.1, whole genome shotgun sequence genomic region, the following are encoded:
- the UNC13D gene encoding protein unc-13 homolog D isoform X2: MDPSHGRPGDKEGGPGAGPPGGLPQEQIEPSSHHLSPEERALLYEEALYTVLYRLGQPEPNHVGESSELLRYLQEAFRMEPEEHQQMLKSVQQLEKPVFCLKATVKQAKGILGKDVSGFSDPYCLLGIEQGMTVSGGSPGLRRRQKAVVRHTIPEEQTHRTQVITQTLSPVWDETFILEFEDISNASFHLDMWDMDTVESVRQKLGELTDLHGLRRMFKEARKDKGQDDFLGNVVLRLQDLRCREDHWYPLEPCTDTYPDRGQCHLQFQFIHKRRATKASRSQPSYTVHLHLLQQLVSHEVTQHQAGSTSWDGSLSSQAATILFLHATQKDLSDFHRSLAQWLAYSRLYQSLEFPSSCLLFPITSIEYQWIQGRLKAEQLEELATSFSSLLAYGLSLIRRFRSVFPLSVPDSPARLQSLLRVLVQMCKMKAFGELCPNSAPLPSLVTEALRAGTVGWFHLKQQHHQPMVQGLLEMGKALLSLVQDIIGDLHQCQRTWNKIFHNVLKIDLFSMAFLELQWLVAKRVQDHIAAVGGSVTPEVGESLFQLYVSLKELYQLGPLPSERDGVLALEGFHRWFRPAIPSWLQKTYSVALARVQRAVQMDQLVPLGELTKHSTSAVDLSTCFAQISHTAQQLDWPDPEEAFMITVKFVEDTCRLALVYCSLIKARAQELSAGQKDQGQAANMLCVVVNDMEQLRLVIGKLPTQLAWEALEQRVGPVLEQEQLQNTLHAQLQGALAGLGHEIRTGVRTLAEQLEAGIAKHIQKLVGIRESVLPEDAILPLMKFLEVKLCYMNTNLVQENFSSLLSLLWTHTLTVLAEVAASQRSCPLACSRLKFALQNLEICFYAEGCGLPPEALHTATFQALQRDLELQAASSRELIHKYFCSRLQQQAATTSEELGAVTVKASYRPSEQKLRVELLSASNLLPLDSNGSSDPFVQLTLEPRHEFPELAPRETQKHKKDLHPLFDETFEFLVPAEPCQKDGACLLLSVLDHDTLGTDDLEGEAFLPLCSVPGLTGMEEPGEVPQTRLPLTYPAPNGDPILQLLESRKGDREAQAFVRLRRQRAKKASQHGPRPGR; encoded by the exons ATGGACCCGAGCCATGGCAGGCCAGGGGACAAGGAAGGTGGCCCAGGGGCTGGACCCCCAGGAGGCCTGCCGCAGGAACAG ATCGAGCCTTCATCCCACCActtgtctcctgaggag CGGGCCCTGCTCTACGAGGAAGCTCTCTACACTGTCCTGTACCGGCTGGGGCAGCCAGAGCCCAACCATGTGGGGGAGTCCTCCGAGCTGCTGCGGTACCTGCAGGAG GCCTTTCGCATGGAGCCCGAGGAGCATCAGCAGATGTTAAAGAGCGTCCAGCAGCTCGAG AAACCAGTCTTTTGTCTGAAGGCAACGGTGAAACAAGCCAAGGGTATCCTGGGCAAGGATGTCAGCG ggttCAGTGACCCCTACTGCCTGCTGGGCATCGAGCAGGGGATGACGGTGTCCGGGGGCAGCCCAGGGCTCCGGCGCCGGCAGAAGGCCGTGGTGAGGCACACCATCCCCGAGGAGCAGACCCACCGCACCCAGGTCATCACCCAGACACTCAGCCCCGTGTGGGACGAGACCTTCATCCT AGAGTTTGAAGACATAAGCAACGCCAGCTTTCATCTGGACATGTG GGACATGGACACCGTGGAGTCCGTCAGACAGAAGCTCGGGGAGCTCACAGACCTGCATGGGCTGCGAAG GATGTTTAAGGAGGCCCGGAAGGACAAAGGCCAGGATGACTTCCTGGGGAATGTGGTTCTCAGACTACAG GATCTGCGCTGCCGGGAGGATCACTGGTACCCCCTGGAGCCCTGCACAGACACCTACCCAGACCGCGGTCAGTGTCACCTCCAGTTCCAGTTTATCCACAAGCGG AGAGCCACCAAGGCCAGCCGCTCCCAGCCCAGCTACACAGTACACCTCCACCTCCTGCAGCAGCTGGTGTCCCACGAGGTCACCCAGCACCAG GCCGGCAGCACCTCCTGGGACGGGTCATTGAGCTCCCAGGCGGCTACCATCCTCTTCCTCCATGCCACGCAGAAGGACCTGTCGGACTTCCACCGGTCCCTGGC GCAGTGGCTGGCCTACAGCCGTCTCTACCAGAGCTTGGAGTTCCCTAGCAGCTGCCTCCTGTTCCCCATCACCAGCATCGAGTACCAGTGGATCCAGGGCCGGCTCAAGGCCGAGCAG CTGGAGGAGCTGGCCACCTCGTTCAGCTCCCTGCTGGCCTATGGCCTCTCCCTCATCCGGAGGTTCCGGTCTGTCTTCCCCCTCTCGGTGCCTGACTCCCCAGCCCGGCTGCAGTCCCTCCTCAG GGTCCTGGTACAGATGTGCAAGATGAAGGCCTTTGGGGAACTGTGCCCAAACAGCGCCCCCCTGCCCAGCCTGGTGACCGAGGCGCTGCGG GCTGGCACCGTGGGATGGTTCCACCTGAAGCAGCAGCACCATCAGCCCATGGTGCAG GGGCTGCTGGAGATGGGCAAGGCCTTACTGAGCCTGGTACAGGACATCATTGGCGACCTGCACCAGTGCCAGCGCACGTGGAACAAGATCTTCCATAA CGTGCTCAAGATCGACCTCTTCTCCATGGCTTTCTTGGAGTTGCAGTGGCTG GTGGCCAAGCGGGTGCAAGACCACATCGCGGCGGTGGGCGGCTCGGTGACCCCGGAGGTAGGCGAGAGCCTGTTCCAGCTCTACGTCAGCCTCAAGGAGCTCTACCAGCTGGGCCCGCTCCCCTCGGAGAG GGATGGCGTCCTGGCCCTGGAAGGCTTCCACCGCTGGTTCCGGCCGGCCATCCCGTCCTGGCTGCAGAAAACCTATAGTGTAGCCCTGGCGCGCGTGCAGCGCGCGGTACAGATGGACCAG CTGGTGCCCCTGGGGGAGCTGACCAAGCATAGCACGTCCGCTGTGGATCTGTCCACCTGCTTCGCCCAGATCAGCCACACCGCCCAGCAGCTGGACTGGCCTGACCCGGAGGAGGCCTTCATGATCACTGTCAAGTTTGTGGAG GATACCTGTCGGCTGGCCCTGGTGTACTGCAGCCTTATAAAGGCCCGTGCCCAGGAGCtgtctgcaggccagaaggaccAAGGCCAGGCGGCTAACATG cTGTGCGTGGTGGTGAATGACATGGAGCAGCTGAGGCTGGTGATCGGCAAGCTGCCCACCCAGCTGGCATGGGAAGCGCTGGAGCAGCGGGTGGGGCCTGTGCTGGAGCAGGAGCAGCTGCAGAACACACTGCATGCCCAGCTGCAGGGCGCCCTGGCTGGGCTGGGCCATGAGATCCGCACAGGCGTCCGCACCTTGGCCGAGCAG CTGGAGGCGGGCATTGCCAAGCACATCCAGAAACTCGTGGGCATCAGGGAGTCCGTCCTGCCTGAAGAC GCCATTCTGCCCCTGATGAAGTTCCTGGAGGTGAAGCTCTGCTACATGAACACCAACTTGGTGCAGGAGAACTTCAGCAG CCTCCTGAGTCTGCTCTGGACACACACGCTCACGGTGCTGGCGGAGGTGGCTGCCTCCCAGCGGAGCTGCCCCCTGGCCTGTAGCAGGCTGAAGTTTGCACTACAG AACCTGGAGATCTGCTTCTACGCAGAGGGATGTGGCCTGCCGCCCGAGGCCCTGCACACCGCCACTTTTCAG GCTCTGCAGAGGGACCTGGAGCTGCAGGCGGCCTCCAGTCGGGAGCTCATCCACAAGTACTTCTGCAGCCGCCTCCAGCAGCAG GCTGCAACCACCTCCGAGGAGCTCGGGGCCGTCACCGTCAAGGCCTCCTACCGCCCCTCCGAGCAGAAGCTGCGTGTGGAGCTGCTCAGCGCCTCCAACCTGCTGCCCCTGGACTCCAATG GCTCCAGCGACCCTTTTGTCCAGCTGACCTTGGAACCCAGGCATGAGTTCCCTGAGCTGGCCCCCCGGGAGACCCAAAAGCACAAGAAGGACCTTCACCCACTGTTTGATGAGACCTTTGAATT CCTGGTGCCTGCTGAGCCGTGCCAGAAGGACGGGGCGTGCCTCCTGCTCTCAGTGCTGGACCACGACACCCTGGGGACCGATGACCTGGAGGGGGAGGCCTTCCTGCCGCTGTGCTCCGTGCCTGGCCtgacagggatggaggagcctggcgaagTGCCTCAGACCCGCCTGCCCCTCACCTACCCTGCGCCCAACG GGGATCCGATCCTGCAGCTGCTGGAGAGCCGGAAGGGTGACCGCGAGGCCCAGGCGTTTGTGCGGCTGCGGCGGCAGCGGGCCAAGAAGGCCTCCCAGCACGGCCCGCGGCCGGGACGGTAG
- the UNC13D gene encoding protein unc-13 homolog D isoform X1, which translates to MAMLFSRPQRRPPLMRQAIKIRRRGVRDLQDTRPPRAQEIEPSSHHLSPEERALLYEEALYTVLYRLGQPEPNHVGESSELLRYLQEAFRMEPEEHQQMLKSVQQLEKPVFCLKATVKQAKGILGKDVSGFSDPYCLLGIEQGMTVSGGSPGLRRRQKAVVRHTIPEEQTHRTQVITQTLSPVWDETFILEFEDISNASFHLDMWDMDTVESVRQKLGELTDLHGLRRMFKEARKDKGQDDFLGNVVLRLQDLRCREDHWYPLEPCTDTYPDRGQCHLQFQFIHKRRATKASRSQPSYTVHLHLLQQLVSHEVTQHQAGSTSWDGSLSSQAATILFLHATQKDLSDFHRSLAQWLAYSRLYQSLEFPSSCLLFPITSIEYQWIQGRLKAEQLEELATSFSSLLAYGLSLIRRFRSVFPLSVPDSPARLQSLLRVLVQMCKMKAFGELCPNSAPLPSLVTEALRAGTVGWFHLKQQHHQPMVQGLLEMGKALLSLVQDIIGDLHQCQRTWNKIFHNVLKIDLFSMAFLELQWLVAKRVQDHIAAVGGSVTPEVGESLFQLYVSLKELYQLGPLPSERDGVLALEGFHRWFRPAIPSWLQKTYSVALARVQRAVQMDQLVPLGELTKHSTSAVDLSTCFAQISHTAQQLDWPDPEEAFMITVKFVEDTCRLALVYCSLIKARAQELSAGQKDQGQAANMLCVVVNDMEQLRLVIGKLPTQLAWEALEQRVGPVLEQEQLQNTLHAQLQGALAGLGHEIRTGVRTLAEQLEAGIAKHIQKLVGIRESVLPEDAILPLMKFLEVKLCYMNTNLVQENFSSLLSLLWTHTLTVLAEVAASQRSCPLACSRLKFALQNLEICFYAEGCGLPPEALHTATFQALQRDLELQAASSRELIHKYFCSRLQQQAATTSEELGAVTVKASYRPSEQKLRVELLSASNLLPLDSNGSSDPFVQLTLEPRHEFPELAPRETQKHKKDLHPLFDETFEFLVPAEPCQKDGACLLLSVLDHDTLGTDDLEGEAFLPLCSVPGLTGMEEPGEVPQTRLPLTYPAPNGDPILQLLESRKGDREAQAFVRLRRQRAKKASQHGPRPGR; encoded by the exons ATGGCTATGCTCTTCTCCCGGCCCCAGAGGCGCCCTCCCCTCATGCGCCAGGCCATCAAGATAAGGCGCCGCGGGGTCAGAGATCTGCAGGATACCCGGCCCCCACGGGCTCAGGAG ATCGAGCCTTCATCCCACCActtgtctcctgaggag CGGGCCCTGCTCTACGAGGAAGCTCTCTACACTGTCCTGTACCGGCTGGGGCAGCCAGAGCCCAACCATGTGGGGGAGTCCTCCGAGCTGCTGCGGTACCTGCAGGAG GCCTTTCGCATGGAGCCCGAGGAGCATCAGCAGATGTTAAAGAGCGTCCAGCAGCTCGAG AAACCAGTCTTTTGTCTGAAGGCAACGGTGAAACAAGCCAAGGGTATCCTGGGCAAGGATGTCAGCG ggttCAGTGACCCCTACTGCCTGCTGGGCATCGAGCAGGGGATGACGGTGTCCGGGGGCAGCCCAGGGCTCCGGCGCCGGCAGAAGGCCGTGGTGAGGCACACCATCCCCGAGGAGCAGACCCACCGCACCCAGGTCATCACCCAGACACTCAGCCCCGTGTGGGACGAGACCTTCATCCT AGAGTTTGAAGACATAAGCAACGCCAGCTTTCATCTGGACATGTG GGACATGGACACCGTGGAGTCCGTCAGACAGAAGCTCGGGGAGCTCACAGACCTGCATGGGCTGCGAAG GATGTTTAAGGAGGCCCGGAAGGACAAAGGCCAGGATGACTTCCTGGGGAATGTGGTTCTCAGACTACAG GATCTGCGCTGCCGGGAGGATCACTGGTACCCCCTGGAGCCCTGCACAGACACCTACCCAGACCGCGGTCAGTGTCACCTCCAGTTCCAGTTTATCCACAAGCGG AGAGCCACCAAGGCCAGCCGCTCCCAGCCCAGCTACACAGTACACCTCCACCTCCTGCAGCAGCTGGTGTCCCACGAGGTCACCCAGCACCAG GCCGGCAGCACCTCCTGGGACGGGTCATTGAGCTCCCAGGCGGCTACCATCCTCTTCCTCCATGCCACGCAGAAGGACCTGTCGGACTTCCACCGGTCCCTGGC GCAGTGGCTGGCCTACAGCCGTCTCTACCAGAGCTTGGAGTTCCCTAGCAGCTGCCTCCTGTTCCCCATCACCAGCATCGAGTACCAGTGGATCCAGGGCCGGCTCAAGGCCGAGCAG CTGGAGGAGCTGGCCACCTCGTTCAGCTCCCTGCTGGCCTATGGCCTCTCCCTCATCCGGAGGTTCCGGTCTGTCTTCCCCCTCTCGGTGCCTGACTCCCCAGCCCGGCTGCAGTCCCTCCTCAG GGTCCTGGTACAGATGTGCAAGATGAAGGCCTTTGGGGAACTGTGCCCAAACAGCGCCCCCCTGCCCAGCCTGGTGACCGAGGCGCTGCGG GCTGGCACCGTGGGATGGTTCCACCTGAAGCAGCAGCACCATCAGCCCATGGTGCAG GGGCTGCTGGAGATGGGCAAGGCCTTACTGAGCCTGGTACAGGACATCATTGGCGACCTGCACCAGTGCCAGCGCACGTGGAACAAGATCTTCCATAA CGTGCTCAAGATCGACCTCTTCTCCATGGCTTTCTTGGAGTTGCAGTGGCTG GTGGCCAAGCGGGTGCAAGACCACATCGCGGCGGTGGGCGGCTCGGTGACCCCGGAGGTAGGCGAGAGCCTGTTCCAGCTCTACGTCAGCCTCAAGGAGCTCTACCAGCTGGGCCCGCTCCCCTCGGAGAG GGATGGCGTCCTGGCCCTGGAAGGCTTCCACCGCTGGTTCCGGCCGGCCATCCCGTCCTGGCTGCAGAAAACCTATAGTGTAGCCCTGGCGCGCGTGCAGCGCGCGGTACAGATGGACCAG CTGGTGCCCCTGGGGGAGCTGACCAAGCATAGCACGTCCGCTGTGGATCTGTCCACCTGCTTCGCCCAGATCAGCCACACCGCCCAGCAGCTGGACTGGCCTGACCCGGAGGAGGCCTTCATGATCACTGTCAAGTTTGTGGAG GATACCTGTCGGCTGGCCCTGGTGTACTGCAGCCTTATAAAGGCCCGTGCCCAGGAGCtgtctgcaggccagaaggaccAAGGCCAGGCGGCTAACATG cTGTGCGTGGTGGTGAATGACATGGAGCAGCTGAGGCTGGTGATCGGCAAGCTGCCCACCCAGCTGGCATGGGAAGCGCTGGAGCAGCGGGTGGGGCCTGTGCTGGAGCAGGAGCAGCTGCAGAACACACTGCATGCCCAGCTGCAGGGCGCCCTGGCTGGGCTGGGCCATGAGATCCGCACAGGCGTCCGCACCTTGGCCGAGCAG CTGGAGGCGGGCATTGCCAAGCACATCCAGAAACTCGTGGGCATCAGGGAGTCCGTCCTGCCTGAAGAC GCCATTCTGCCCCTGATGAAGTTCCTGGAGGTGAAGCTCTGCTACATGAACACCAACTTGGTGCAGGAGAACTTCAGCAG CCTCCTGAGTCTGCTCTGGACACACACGCTCACGGTGCTGGCGGAGGTGGCTGCCTCCCAGCGGAGCTGCCCCCTGGCCTGTAGCAGGCTGAAGTTTGCACTACAG AACCTGGAGATCTGCTTCTACGCAGAGGGATGTGGCCTGCCGCCCGAGGCCCTGCACACCGCCACTTTTCAG GCTCTGCAGAGGGACCTGGAGCTGCAGGCGGCCTCCAGTCGGGAGCTCATCCACAAGTACTTCTGCAGCCGCCTCCAGCAGCAG GCTGCAACCACCTCCGAGGAGCTCGGGGCCGTCACCGTCAAGGCCTCCTACCGCCCCTCCGAGCAGAAGCTGCGTGTGGAGCTGCTCAGCGCCTCCAACCTGCTGCCCCTGGACTCCAATG GCTCCAGCGACCCTTTTGTCCAGCTGACCTTGGAACCCAGGCATGAGTTCCCTGAGCTGGCCCCCCGGGAGACCCAAAAGCACAAGAAGGACCTTCACCCACTGTTTGATGAGACCTTTGAATT CCTGGTGCCTGCTGAGCCGTGCCAGAAGGACGGGGCGTGCCTCCTGCTCTCAGTGCTGGACCACGACACCCTGGGGACCGATGACCTGGAGGGGGAGGCCTTCCTGCCGCTGTGCTCCGTGCCTGGCCtgacagggatggaggagcctggcgaagTGCCTCAGACCCGCCTGCCCCTCACCTACCCTGCGCCCAACG GGGATCCGATCCTGCAGCTGCTGGAGAGCCGGAAGGGTGACCGCGAGGCCCAGGCGTTTGTGCGGCTGCGGCGGCAGCGGGCCAAGAAGGCCTCCCAGCACGGCCCGCGGCCGGGACGGTAG
- the UNC13D gene encoding protein unc-13 homolog D isoform X3: MEPEEHQQMLKSVQQLEKPVFCLKATVKQAKGILGKDVSGFSDPYCLLGIEQGMTVSGGSPGLRRRQKAVVRHTIPEEQTHRTQVITQTLSPVWDETFILEFEDISNASFHLDMWDMDTVESVRQKLGELTDLHGLRRMFKEARKDKGQDDFLGNVVLRLQDLRCREDHWYPLEPCTDTYPDRGQCHLQFQFIHKRRATKASRSQPSYTVHLHLLQQLVSHEVTQHQAGSTSWDGSLSSQAATILFLHATQKDLSDFHRSLAQWLAYSRLYQSLEFPSSCLLFPITSIEYQWIQGRLKAEQLEELATSFSSLLAYGLSLIRRFRSVFPLSVPDSPARLQSLLRVLVQMCKMKAFGELCPNSAPLPSLVTEALRAGTVGWFHLKQQHHQPMVQGLLEMGKALLSLVQDIIGDLHQCQRTWNKIFHNVLKIDLFSMAFLELQWLVAKRVQDHIAAVGGSVTPEVGESLFQLYVSLKELYQLGPLPSERDGVLALEGFHRWFRPAIPSWLQKTYSVALARVQRAVQMDQLVPLGELTKHSTSAVDLSTCFAQISHTAQQLDWPDPEEAFMITVKFVEDTCRLALVYCSLIKARAQELSAGQKDQGQAANMLCVVVNDMEQLRLVIGKLPTQLAWEALEQRVGPVLEQEQLQNTLHAQLQGALAGLGHEIRTGVRTLAEQLEAGIAKHIQKLVGIRESVLPEDAILPLMKFLEVKLCYMNTNLVQENFSSLLSLLWTHTLTVLAEVAASQRSCPLACSRLKFALQNLEICFYAEGCGLPPEALHTATFQALQRDLELQAASSRELIHKYFCSRLQQQAATTSEELGAVTVKASYRPSEQKLRVELLSASNLLPLDSNGSSDPFVQLTLEPRHEFPELAPRETQKHKKDLHPLFDETFEFLVPAEPCQKDGACLLLSVLDHDTLGTDDLEGEAFLPLCSVPGLTGMEEPGEVPQTRLPLTYPAPNGDPILQLLESRKGDREAQAFVRLRRQRAKKASQHGPRPGR, encoded by the exons ATGGAGCCCGAGGAGCATCAGCAGATGTTAAAGAGCGTCCAGCAGCTCGAG AAACCAGTCTTTTGTCTGAAGGCAACGGTGAAACAAGCCAAGGGTATCCTGGGCAAGGATGTCAGCG ggttCAGTGACCCCTACTGCCTGCTGGGCATCGAGCAGGGGATGACGGTGTCCGGGGGCAGCCCAGGGCTCCGGCGCCGGCAGAAGGCCGTGGTGAGGCACACCATCCCCGAGGAGCAGACCCACCGCACCCAGGTCATCACCCAGACACTCAGCCCCGTGTGGGACGAGACCTTCATCCT AGAGTTTGAAGACATAAGCAACGCCAGCTTTCATCTGGACATGTG GGACATGGACACCGTGGAGTCCGTCAGACAGAAGCTCGGGGAGCTCACAGACCTGCATGGGCTGCGAAG GATGTTTAAGGAGGCCCGGAAGGACAAAGGCCAGGATGACTTCCTGGGGAATGTGGTTCTCAGACTACAG GATCTGCGCTGCCGGGAGGATCACTGGTACCCCCTGGAGCCCTGCACAGACACCTACCCAGACCGCGGTCAGTGTCACCTCCAGTTCCAGTTTATCCACAAGCGG AGAGCCACCAAGGCCAGCCGCTCCCAGCCCAGCTACACAGTACACCTCCACCTCCTGCAGCAGCTGGTGTCCCACGAGGTCACCCAGCACCAG GCCGGCAGCACCTCCTGGGACGGGTCATTGAGCTCCCAGGCGGCTACCATCCTCTTCCTCCATGCCACGCAGAAGGACCTGTCGGACTTCCACCGGTCCCTGGC GCAGTGGCTGGCCTACAGCCGTCTCTACCAGAGCTTGGAGTTCCCTAGCAGCTGCCTCCTGTTCCCCATCACCAGCATCGAGTACCAGTGGATCCAGGGCCGGCTCAAGGCCGAGCAG CTGGAGGAGCTGGCCACCTCGTTCAGCTCCCTGCTGGCCTATGGCCTCTCCCTCATCCGGAGGTTCCGGTCTGTCTTCCCCCTCTCGGTGCCTGACTCCCCAGCCCGGCTGCAGTCCCTCCTCAG GGTCCTGGTACAGATGTGCAAGATGAAGGCCTTTGGGGAACTGTGCCCAAACAGCGCCCCCCTGCCCAGCCTGGTGACCGAGGCGCTGCGG GCTGGCACCGTGGGATGGTTCCACCTGAAGCAGCAGCACCATCAGCCCATGGTGCAG GGGCTGCTGGAGATGGGCAAGGCCTTACTGAGCCTGGTACAGGACATCATTGGCGACCTGCACCAGTGCCAGCGCACGTGGAACAAGATCTTCCATAA CGTGCTCAAGATCGACCTCTTCTCCATGGCTTTCTTGGAGTTGCAGTGGCTG GTGGCCAAGCGGGTGCAAGACCACATCGCGGCGGTGGGCGGCTCGGTGACCCCGGAGGTAGGCGAGAGCCTGTTCCAGCTCTACGTCAGCCTCAAGGAGCTCTACCAGCTGGGCCCGCTCCCCTCGGAGAG GGATGGCGTCCTGGCCCTGGAAGGCTTCCACCGCTGGTTCCGGCCGGCCATCCCGTCCTGGCTGCAGAAAACCTATAGTGTAGCCCTGGCGCGCGTGCAGCGCGCGGTACAGATGGACCAG CTGGTGCCCCTGGGGGAGCTGACCAAGCATAGCACGTCCGCTGTGGATCTGTCCACCTGCTTCGCCCAGATCAGCCACACCGCCCAGCAGCTGGACTGGCCTGACCCGGAGGAGGCCTTCATGATCACTGTCAAGTTTGTGGAG GATACCTGTCGGCTGGCCCTGGTGTACTGCAGCCTTATAAAGGCCCGTGCCCAGGAGCtgtctgcaggccagaaggaccAAGGCCAGGCGGCTAACATG cTGTGCGTGGTGGTGAATGACATGGAGCAGCTGAGGCTGGTGATCGGCAAGCTGCCCACCCAGCTGGCATGGGAAGCGCTGGAGCAGCGGGTGGGGCCTGTGCTGGAGCAGGAGCAGCTGCAGAACACACTGCATGCCCAGCTGCAGGGCGCCCTGGCTGGGCTGGGCCATGAGATCCGCACAGGCGTCCGCACCTTGGCCGAGCAG CTGGAGGCGGGCATTGCCAAGCACATCCAGAAACTCGTGGGCATCAGGGAGTCCGTCCTGCCTGAAGAC GCCATTCTGCCCCTGATGAAGTTCCTGGAGGTGAAGCTCTGCTACATGAACACCAACTTGGTGCAGGAGAACTTCAGCAG CCTCCTGAGTCTGCTCTGGACACACACGCTCACGGTGCTGGCGGAGGTGGCTGCCTCCCAGCGGAGCTGCCCCCTGGCCTGTAGCAGGCTGAAGTTTGCACTACAG AACCTGGAGATCTGCTTCTACGCAGAGGGATGTGGCCTGCCGCCCGAGGCCCTGCACACCGCCACTTTTCAG GCTCTGCAGAGGGACCTGGAGCTGCAGGCGGCCTCCAGTCGGGAGCTCATCCACAAGTACTTCTGCAGCCGCCTCCAGCAGCAG GCTGCAACCACCTCCGAGGAGCTCGGGGCCGTCACCGTCAAGGCCTCCTACCGCCCCTCCGAGCAGAAGCTGCGTGTGGAGCTGCTCAGCGCCTCCAACCTGCTGCCCCTGGACTCCAATG GCTCCAGCGACCCTTTTGTCCAGCTGACCTTGGAACCCAGGCATGAGTTCCCTGAGCTGGCCCCCCGGGAGACCCAAAAGCACAAGAAGGACCTTCACCCACTGTTTGATGAGACCTTTGAATT CCTGGTGCCTGCTGAGCCGTGCCAGAAGGACGGGGCGTGCCTCCTGCTCTCAGTGCTGGACCACGACACCCTGGGGACCGATGACCTGGAGGGGGAGGCCTTCCTGCCGCTGTGCTCCGTGCCTGGCCtgacagggatggaggagcctggcgaagTGCCTCAGACCCGCCTGCCCCTCACCTACCCTGCGCCCAACG GGGATCCGATCCTGCAGCTGCTGGAGAGCCGGAAGGGTGACCGCGAGGCCCAGGCGTTTGTGCGGCTGCGGCGGCAGCGGGCCAAGAAGGCCTCCCAGCACGGCCCGCGGCCGGGACGGTAG